In one window of Gorilla gorilla gorilla isolate KB3781 chromosome 2, NHGRI_mGorGor1-v2.1_pri, whole genome shotgun sequence DNA:
- the ZDHHC23 gene encoding palmitoyltransferase ZDHHC23 isoform X1 has product MTQKGSMKPVKKKKTEEPELEPLCCCEYIDRNGEKNHVATCLCDCQDLDEGCDRWITCKSLQPETCERIMDTISDRLRIPWLRGAKKVNISIIPPLVLLPVFLHVASWHFLLGVVVLTSLPVLALWYYYLTHRRKEQTLFFLSLGLFSLGYMYYVFLQEVVPKGRVGPVQLAVLTCGLFLILLALHRAKKNPGYLSNPASGDRSLSSSQLECLSRKGQEKTKGFPGADMSGSLNNRTTKDDPKGSSRMPAGSPTKAKEDWCAKCQLVRPARAWHCRICGICVRRMDHHCVWINSCVGESNHQAFILALLIFLLTSVYGITLTLDTICRDRSVFTALFYCPGVYANYSSALSFTCVWYSVIITAGMAYIFLIQLINISYNVTEREVQQALRQKTGRRLLCGLIVDTGQYNRGFLRNWHQFSTLGTRAFHHPAEDIV; this is encoded by the exons ATGACACAGAAGGGCAGTATGAAGcctgtgaagaaaaagaaaaccgaAGAACCTGAATTGGAGCCCCTGTGCTGCTGCGAGTACATAGATCGGAATGGGGAAAAGAACCACGTGGCTACTTGTTTGTGTGATTGTCAAGATCTGGATGAAGGGTGTGATCG ATGGATTACATGTAAATCTTTACAGCCAGAGACTTGTGAAAGAATCATGGATACAATTTCTGATCGCCTCCGAATTCCTTGGCTTAGGGGAGCCAAAAAAGTGAACATCAGCATCATCCCTCCGCTTGTCCTGCTGCCTGTCTTCCTTCATGTGGCTTCCTGGCATTTCCTCCTGGGGGTGGTGGTTTTGACCTCCCTTCCTGTGCTGGCACTGTGGTACTACTACCTCACTCACAGAAGGAAAGAACAGACCCTGTTTTTCCTGAGCCTTGGACTATTCTCTCTGGGCTACATGTACTATGTGTTCCTGCAGGAAGTGGTCCCCAAAGGGCGTGTGGGTCCCGTTCAGCTGGCGGTTCTTACCTGCGGGTTATTTCTGATACTCTTAGCCTTGCACAGAGCCAAGAAGAATCCAGGCTACCTCAGCAATCCAGCAAGCGGTGACAGATCTCTAAGCAGCAGCCAGCTGGAGTGCCTGAGCAGAAAAGGGCAGGAGAAGACCAAAGGGTTCCCTGGGGCAGACATGTCGGGCAGTCTCAACAATCGCACAACAAAGGATGACCCCAAGGGCTCTTCCAGGATGCCGGCTGGAAGCCCCACCAAAGCGAAGGAGGACTGGTGTGCCAAGTGCCAGCTGGTGCGACCAGCCCGGGCATGGCACTGCCGGATATGTGGCATCTGTGTGAGGAGAATGGATCATCATTGTGTCTG GATAAATAGCTGCGTTGGAGAATCAAATCATCAAGCATTTATACTTGCCCTTTTGATCTTCTTGCTCACCTCGGTGTATGGGATCACACTGACCTTGGACACCATTTGTAGAGATAGAAGTGTCTTCACAGCTCTTTTCTATTGTCCTGGAGTTTATGCAAATTACAG CTCGGCTCTGTCCTTCACCTGCGTGTGGTACTCTGTGATCATCACAGCAGGCATGGCCTACATCTTCCTGATCCAGCTGATCAACATCAGCTACAATGTGACTGAGCGGGAAGTCCAGCAGGCCCTCCGACAGAAGACTGGGCGCCGGCTCCTCTGCGGGCTCATCGTGGACACAGGCCAGTACAATAGGGGCTTCCTGCGGAACTGGCACCAGTTCTCCACCCTGGGCACACGTGCATTCCACCACCCTGCCGAGGACATTGTCTGA
- the ZDHHC23 gene encoding palmitoyltransferase ZDHHC23 isoform X6: MTQKGSMKPVKKKKTEEPELEPLCCCEYIDRNGEKNHVATCLCDCQDLDEGCDRWITCKSLQPETCERIMDTISDRLRIPWLRGAKKVNISIIPPLVLLPVFLHVASWHFLLGVVVLTSLPVLALWYYYLTHRRKEQTLFFLSLGLFSLGYMYYVFLQEVVPKGRVGPVQLAVLTCGLFLILLALHRAKKNPGYLSNPASGDRSLSSSQLECLSRKGQEKTKGFPGADMSGSLNNRTTKDDPKGSSRMPAGSPTKAKEDWCAKCQLVRPARAWHCRICGICVRRMDHHCVCCVGESNHQAFILALLIFLLTSVYGITLTLDTICRDRSVFTALFYCPGVYANYSSALSFTCVWYSVIITAGMAYIFLIQLINISYNVTEREVQQALRQKTGRRLLCGLIVDTGKVLAHL, translated from the exons ATGACACAGAAGGGCAGTATGAAGcctgtgaagaaaaagaaaaccgaAGAACCTGAATTGGAGCCCCTGTGCTGCTGCGAGTACATAGATCGGAATGGGGAAAAGAACCACGTGGCTACTTGTTTGTGTGATTGTCAAGATCTGGATGAAGGGTGTGATCG ATGGATTACATGTAAATCTTTACAGCCAGAGACTTGTGAAAGAATCATGGATACAATTTCTGATCGCCTCCGAATTCCTTGGCTTAGGGGAGCCAAAAAAGTGAACATCAGCATCATCCCTCCGCTTGTCCTGCTGCCTGTCTTCCTTCATGTGGCTTCCTGGCATTTCCTCCTGGGGGTGGTGGTTTTGACCTCCCTTCCTGTGCTGGCACTGTGGTACTACTACCTCACTCACAGAAGGAAAGAACAGACCCTGTTTTTCCTGAGCCTTGGACTATTCTCTCTGGGCTACATGTACTATGTGTTCCTGCAGGAAGTGGTCCCCAAAGGGCGTGTGGGTCCCGTTCAGCTGGCGGTTCTTACCTGCGGGTTATTTCTGATACTCTTAGCCTTGCACAGAGCCAAGAAGAATCCAGGCTACCTCAGCAATCCAGCAAGCGGTGACAGATCTCTAAGCAGCAGCCAGCTGGAGTGCCTGAGCAGAAAAGGGCAGGAGAAGACCAAAGGGTTCCCTGGGGCAGACATGTCGGGCAGTCTCAACAATCGCACAACAAAGGATGACCCCAAGGGCTCTTCCAGGATGCCGGCTGGAAGCCCCACCAAAGCGAAGGAGGACTGGTGTGCCAAGTGCCAGCTGGTGCGACCAGCCCGGGCATGGCACTGCCGGATATGTGGCATCTGTGTGAGGAGAATGGATCATCATTGTGTCTG CTGCGTTGGAGAATCAAATCATCAAGCATTTATACTTGCCCTTTTGATCTTCTTGCTCACCTCGGTGTATGGGATCACACTGACCTTGGACACCATTTGTAGAGATAGAAGTGTCTTCACAGCTCTTTTCTATTGTCCTGGAGTTTATGCAAATTACAG CTCGGCTCTGTCCTTCACCTGCGTGTGGTACTCTGTGATCATCACAGCAGGCATGGCCTACATCTTCCTGATCCAGCTGATCAACATCAGCTACAATGTGACTGAGCGGGAAGTCCAGCAGGCCCTCCGACAGAAGACTGGGCGCCGGCTCCTCTGCGGGCTCATCGTGGACACAG GTAAGGTGCTAGCACACTTGTGA
- the ZDHHC23 gene encoding palmitoyltransferase ZDHHC23 isoform X4 produces the protein MTQKGSMKPVKKKKTEEPELEPLCCCEYIDRNGEKNHVATCLCDCQDLDEGCDRWITCKSLQPETCERIMDTISDRLRIPWLRGAKKVNISIIPPLVLLPVFLHVASWHFLLGVVVLTSLPVLALWYYYLTHRRKEQTLFFLSLGLFSLGYMYYVFLQEVVPKGRVGPVQLAVLTCGLFLILLALHRAKKNPGYLSNPASGDRSLSSSQLECLSRKGQEKTKGFPGADMSGSLNNRTTKDDPKGSSRMPAGSPTKAKEDWCAKCQLVRPARAWHCRICGICVRRMDHHCVWINSCVGESNHQAFILALLIFLLTSVYGITLTLDTICRDRSVFTALFYCPGVYANYSSALSFTCVWYSVIITAGMAYIFLIQLINISYNVTEREVQQALRQKTGRRLLCGLIVDTDQSHTGDEDRNKVRQKNIS, from the exons ATGACACAGAAGGGCAGTATGAAGcctgtgaagaaaaagaaaaccgaAGAACCTGAATTGGAGCCCCTGTGCTGCTGCGAGTACATAGATCGGAATGGGGAAAAGAACCACGTGGCTACTTGTTTGTGTGATTGTCAAGATCTGGATGAAGGGTGTGATCG ATGGATTACATGTAAATCTTTACAGCCAGAGACTTGTGAAAGAATCATGGATACAATTTCTGATCGCCTCCGAATTCCTTGGCTTAGGGGAGCCAAAAAAGTGAACATCAGCATCATCCCTCCGCTTGTCCTGCTGCCTGTCTTCCTTCATGTGGCTTCCTGGCATTTCCTCCTGGGGGTGGTGGTTTTGACCTCCCTTCCTGTGCTGGCACTGTGGTACTACTACCTCACTCACAGAAGGAAAGAACAGACCCTGTTTTTCCTGAGCCTTGGACTATTCTCTCTGGGCTACATGTACTATGTGTTCCTGCAGGAAGTGGTCCCCAAAGGGCGTGTGGGTCCCGTTCAGCTGGCGGTTCTTACCTGCGGGTTATTTCTGATACTCTTAGCCTTGCACAGAGCCAAGAAGAATCCAGGCTACCTCAGCAATCCAGCAAGCGGTGACAGATCTCTAAGCAGCAGCCAGCTGGAGTGCCTGAGCAGAAAAGGGCAGGAGAAGACCAAAGGGTTCCCTGGGGCAGACATGTCGGGCAGTCTCAACAATCGCACAACAAAGGATGACCCCAAGGGCTCTTCCAGGATGCCGGCTGGAAGCCCCACCAAAGCGAAGGAGGACTGGTGTGCCAAGTGCCAGCTGGTGCGACCAGCCCGGGCATGGCACTGCCGGATATGTGGCATCTGTGTGAGGAGAATGGATCATCATTGTGTCTG GATAAATAGCTGCGTTGGAGAATCAAATCATCAAGCATTTATACTTGCCCTTTTGATCTTCTTGCTCACCTCGGTGTATGGGATCACACTGACCTTGGACACCATTTGTAGAGATAGAAGTGTCTTCACAGCTCTTTTCTATTGTCCTGGAGTTTATGCAAATTACAG CTCGGCTCTGTCCTTCACCTGCGTGTGGTACTCTGTGATCATCACAGCAGGCATGGCCTACATCTTCCTGATCCAGCTGATCAACATCAGCTACAATGTGACTGAGCGGGAAGTCCAGCAGGCCCTCCGACAGAAGACTGGGCGCCGGCTCCTCTGCGGGCTCATCGTGGACACAG
- the ZDHHC23 gene encoding palmitoyltransferase ZDHHC23 isoform X5, giving the protein MTQKGSMKPVKKKKTEEPELEPLCCCEYIDRNGEKNHVATCLCDCQDLDEGCDRWITCKSLQPETCERIMDTISDRLRIPWLRGAKKVNISIIPPLVLLPVFLHVASWHFLLGVVVLTSLPVLALWYYYLTHRRKEQTLFFLSLGLFSLGYMYYVFLQEVVPKGRVGPVQLAVLTCGLFLILLALHRAKKNPGYLSNPASGDRSLSSSQLECLSRKGQEKTKGFPGADMSGSLNNRTTKDDPKGSSRMPAGSPTKAKEDWCAKCQLVRPARAWHCRICGICVRRMDHHCVWINSCVGESNHQAFILALLIFLLTSVYGITLTLDTICRDRSVFTALFYCPGVYANYSSALSFTCVWYSVIITAGMAYIFLIQLINISYNVTEREVQQALRQKTGRRLLCGLIVDTGKVLAHL; this is encoded by the exons ATGACACAGAAGGGCAGTATGAAGcctgtgaagaaaaagaaaaccgaAGAACCTGAATTGGAGCCCCTGTGCTGCTGCGAGTACATAGATCGGAATGGGGAAAAGAACCACGTGGCTACTTGTTTGTGTGATTGTCAAGATCTGGATGAAGGGTGTGATCG ATGGATTACATGTAAATCTTTACAGCCAGAGACTTGTGAAAGAATCATGGATACAATTTCTGATCGCCTCCGAATTCCTTGGCTTAGGGGAGCCAAAAAAGTGAACATCAGCATCATCCCTCCGCTTGTCCTGCTGCCTGTCTTCCTTCATGTGGCTTCCTGGCATTTCCTCCTGGGGGTGGTGGTTTTGACCTCCCTTCCTGTGCTGGCACTGTGGTACTACTACCTCACTCACAGAAGGAAAGAACAGACCCTGTTTTTCCTGAGCCTTGGACTATTCTCTCTGGGCTACATGTACTATGTGTTCCTGCAGGAAGTGGTCCCCAAAGGGCGTGTGGGTCCCGTTCAGCTGGCGGTTCTTACCTGCGGGTTATTTCTGATACTCTTAGCCTTGCACAGAGCCAAGAAGAATCCAGGCTACCTCAGCAATCCAGCAAGCGGTGACAGATCTCTAAGCAGCAGCCAGCTGGAGTGCCTGAGCAGAAAAGGGCAGGAGAAGACCAAAGGGTTCCCTGGGGCAGACATGTCGGGCAGTCTCAACAATCGCACAACAAAGGATGACCCCAAGGGCTCTTCCAGGATGCCGGCTGGAAGCCCCACCAAAGCGAAGGAGGACTGGTGTGCCAAGTGCCAGCTGGTGCGACCAGCCCGGGCATGGCACTGCCGGATATGTGGCATCTGTGTGAGGAGAATGGATCATCATTGTGTCTG GATAAATAGCTGCGTTGGAGAATCAAATCATCAAGCATTTATACTTGCCCTTTTGATCTTCTTGCTCACCTCGGTGTATGGGATCACACTGACCTTGGACACCATTTGTAGAGATAGAAGTGTCTTCACAGCTCTTTTCTATTGTCCTGGAGTTTATGCAAATTACAG CTCGGCTCTGTCCTTCACCTGCGTGTGGTACTCTGTGATCATCACAGCAGGCATGGCCTACATCTTCCTGATCCAGCTGATCAACATCAGCTACAATGTGACTGAGCGGGAAGTCCAGCAGGCCCTCCGACAGAAGACTGGGCGCCGGCTCCTCTGCGGGCTCATCGTGGACACAG GTAAGGTGCTAGCACACTTGTGA
- the ZDHHC23 gene encoding palmitoyltransferase ZDHHC23 isoform X2, with translation MTQKGSMKPVKKKKTEEPELEPLCCCEYIDRNGEKNHVATCLCDCQDLDEGCDRWITCKSLQPETCERIMDTISDRLRIPWLRGAKKVNISIIPPLVLLPVFLHVASWHFLLGVVVLTSLPVLALWYYYLTHRRKEQTLFFLSLGLFSLGYMYYVFLQEVVPKGRVGPVQLAVLTCGLFLILLALHRAKKNPGYLSNPASGDRSLSSSQLECLSRKGQEKTKGFPGADMSGSLNNRTTKDDPKGSSRMPAGSPTKAKEDWCAKCQLVRPARAWHCRICGICVRRMDHHCVCCVGESNHQAFILALLIFLLTSVYGITLTLDTICRDRSVFTALFYCPGVYANYSSALSFTCVWYSVIITAGMAYIFLIQLINISYNVTEREVQQALRQKTGRRLLCGLIVDTGQYNRGFLRNWHQFSTLGTRAFHHPAEDIV, from the exons ATGACACAGAAGGGCAGTATGAAGcctgtgaagaaaaagaaaaccgaAGAACCTGAATTGGAGCCCCTGTGCTGCTGCGAGTACATAGATCGGAATGGGGAAAAGAACCACGTGGCTACTTGTTTGTGTGATTGTCAAGATCTGGATGAAGGGTGTGATCG ATGGATTACATGTAAATCTTTACAGCCAGAGACTTGTGAAAGAATCATGGATACAATTTCTGATCGCCTCCGAATTCCTTGGCTTAGGGGAGCCAAAAAAGTGAACATCAGCATCATCCCTCCGCTTGTCCTGCTGCCTGTCTTCCTTCATGTGGCTTCCTGGCATTTCCTCCTGGGGGTGGTGGTTTTGACCTCCCTTCCTGTGCTGGCACTGTGGTACTACTACCTCACTCACAGAAGGAAAGAACAGACCCTGTTTTTCCTGAGCCTTGGACTATTCTCTCTGGGCTACATGTACTATGTGTTCCTGCAGGAAGTGGTCCCCAAAGGGCGTGTGGGTCCCGTTCAGCTGGCGGTTCTTACCTGCGGGTTATTTCTGATACTCTTAGCCTTGCACAGAGCCAAGAAGAATCCAGGCTACCTCAGCAATCCAGCAAGCGGTGACAGATCTCTAAGCAGCAGCCAGCTGGAGTGCCTGAGCAGAAAAGGGCAGGAGAAGACCAAAGGGTTCCCTGGGGCAGACATGTCGGGCAGTCTCAACAATCGCACAACAAAGGATGACCCCAAGGGCTCTTCCAGGATGCCGGCTGGAAGCCCCACCAAAGCGAAGGAGGACTGGTGTGCCAAGTGCCAGCTGGTGCGACCAGCCCGGGCATGGCACTGCCGGATATGTGGCATCTGTGTGAGGAGAATGGATCATCATTGTGTCTG CTGCGTTGGAGAATCAAATCATCAAGCATTTATACTTGCCCTTTTGATCTTCTTGCTCACCTCGGTGTATGGGATCACACTGACCTTGGACACCATTTGTAGAGATAGAAGTGTCTTCACAGCTCTTTTCTATTGTCCTGGAGTTTATGCAAATTACAG CTCGGCTCTGTCCTTCACCTGCGTGTGGTACTCTGTGATCATCACAGCAGGCATGGCCTACATCTTCCTGATCCAGCTGATCAACATCAGCTACAATGTGACTGAGCGGGAAGTCCAGCAGGCCCTCCGACAGAAGACTGGGCGCCGGCTCCTCTGCGGGCTCATCGTGGACACAGGCCAGTACAATAGGGGCTTCCTGCGGAACTGGCACCAGTTCTCCACCCTGGGCACACGTGCATTCCACCACCCTGCCGAGGACATTGTCTGA
- the ZDHHC23 gene encoding palmitoyltransferase ZDHHC23 isoform X3 translates to MKPVKKKKTEEPELEPLCCCEYIDRNGEKNHVATCLCDCQDLDEGCDRWITCKSLQPETCERIMDTISDRLRIPWLRGAKKVNISIIPPLVLLPVFLHVASWHFLLGVVVLTSLPVLALWYYYLTHRRKEQTLFFLSLGLFSLGYMYYVFLQEVVPKGRVGPVQLAVLTCGLFLILLALHRAKKNPGYLSNPASGDRSLSSSQLECLSRKGQEKTKGFPGADMSGSLNNRTTKDDPKGSSRMPAGSPTKAKEDWCAKCQLVRPARAWHCRICGICVRRMDHHCVWINSCVGESNHQAFILALLIFLLTSVYGITLTLDTICRDRSVFTALFYCPGVYANYSSALSFTCVWYSVIITAGMAYIFLIQLINISYNVTEREVQQALRQKTGRRLLCGLIVDTGQYNRGFLRNWHQFSTLGTRAFHHPAEDIV, encoded by the exons ATGAAGcctgtgaagaaaaagaaaaccgaAGAACCTGAATTGGAGCCCCTGTGCTGCTGCGAGTACATAGATCGGAATGGGGAAAAGAACCACGTGGCTACTTGTTTGTGTGATTGTCAAGATCTGGATGAAGGGTGTGATCG ATGGATTACATGTAAATCTTTACAGCCAGAGACTTGTGAAAGAATCATGGATACAATTTCTGATCGCCTCCGAATTCCTTGGCTTAGGGGAGCCAAAAAAGTGAACATCAGCATCATCCCTCCGCTTGTCCTGCTGCCTGTCTTCCTTCATGTGGCTTCCTGGCATTTCCTCCTGGGGGTGGTGGTTTTGACCTCCCTTCCTGTGCTGGCACTGTGGTACTACTACCTCACTCACAGAAGGAAAGAACAGACCCTGTTTTTCCTGAGCCTTGGACTATTCTCTCTGGGCTACATGTACTATGTGTTCCTGCAGGAAGTGGTCCCCAAAGGGCGTGTGGGTCCCGTTCAGCTGGCGGTTCTTACCTGCGGGTTATTTCTGATACTCTTAGCCTTGCACAGAGCCAAGAAGAATCCAGGCTACCTCAGCAATCCAGCAAGCGGTGACAGATCTCTAAGCAGCAGCCAGCTGGAGTGCCTGAGCAGAAAAGGGCAGGAGAAGACCAAAGGGTTCCCTGGGGCAGACATGTCGGGCAGTCTCAACAATCGCACAACAAAGGATGACCCCAAGGGCTCTTCCAGGATGCCGGCTGGAAGCCCCACCAAAGCGAAGGAGGACTGGTGTGCCAAGTGCCAGCTGGTGCGACCAGCCCGGGCATGGCACTGCCGGATATGTGGCATCTGTGTGAGGAGAATGGATCATCATTGTGTCTG GATAAATAGCTGCGTTGGAGAATCAAATCATCAAGCATTTATACTTGCCCTTTTGATCTTCTTGCTCACCTCGGTGTATGGGATCACACTGACCTTGGACACCATTTGTAGAGATAGAAGTGTCTTCACAGCTCTTTTCTATTGTCCTGGAGTTTATGCAAATTACAG CTCGGCTCTGTCCTTCACCTGCGTGTGGTACTCTGTGATCATCACAGCAGGCATGGCCTACATCTTCCTGATCCAGCTGATCAACATCAGCTACAATGTGACTGAGCGGGAAGTCCAGCAGGCCCTCCGACAGAAGACTGGGCGCCGGCTCCTCTGCGGGCTCATCGTGGACACAGGCCAGTACAATAGGGGCTTCCTGCGGAACTGGCACCAGTTCTCCACCCTGGGCACACGTGCATTCCACCACCCTGCCGAGGACATTGTCTGA